One genomic region from Pararge aegeria chromosome 14, ilParAegt1.1, whole genome shotgun sequence encodes:
- the LOC120629271 gene encoding NADH dehydrogenase [ubiquinone] 1 beta subcomplex subunit 10, whose protein sequence is MVQGGPPDDNLFRAFASAIYNTIDAPVTWFREKIVEPNQKKYPWYHQKFRRVPTIDQCYSDDVVCDFEANAQFKRDRAVDSEILNILRMRYEDCMMYERPDHLTVCKPFWEKYKDAEEAWFIKYGDLGAYADARKAYMKQKHRMIWERRNGPLSDQTK, encoded by the exons ATGGTTCAAGGGGGACCACCAGATGATAATCTATTTAGAGCATTTGCGAGTGCAATTTACAATACCATAGATGCGCCCGTAACATGGTTCCGAG AGAAGATCGTTGAGCCGAACCAGAAGAAATACCCGTGGTACCATCAGAAGTTTCGTCGTGTTCCTACTATCGACCAATGCTACTCGGATGACGTGGTGTGCGACTTCGAAGCCAATGCACAGTTCAAGCGTGATAG GGCTGTAGATTCGGAGATATTGAACATTCTTCGTATGCGATATGAAGATTGTATGATGTATGAAAGACCAGACCACTTGACTGTCTGCAAACCTTTTTGGGAAAAGTACAAGGATGCTGAGGAAGCTTGGTTTATTAAAT atggAGATCTTGGCGCTTATGCAGATGCAAGGAAAGCCTATATGAAACAGAAACATCGCATGATTTGGGAAAGACGCAACGGCCCTCTGTCCGATCAAACCAAGTGA